A window from Manis javanica isolate MJ-LG chromosome 10, MJ_LKY, whole genome shotgun sequence encodes these proteins:
- the SEZ6L2 gene encoding seizure 6-like protein 2 isoform X3, which produces MGTFRAQNPLPPQLLFLILLSCPWIQGLALKEEEALLEPGSETPTVASKALAELLHGALLRRGPEMGYLPGSDADPTLATPPAGQTLAAPSLPRATEPGTGPLTTAVTPKEGRGAGPTAPELLTPPPGTTVPPLPGPASPGPHLASEGGEEETTTTIITTTTVTTTVTSPVLCNNNISEGEGHVESPDLGSMASHTLGLLDCTYSIHVYPGYGIEIQVQRLNLSQEEELLVLAGGGSPSLAPRLLANSSMLGEGQVLRSPTNRLLLHFQSPRVPRGGGFRIHYQAYLLSCGFPPRPAHGDVSVTDLHPGGTATFHCDSGYQLQGEETLICFNGTRPAWSGEPPSCIASCGGTIHNATLGRIVSPEPGGAAGPNLTCRWVIEAAEGCRLHLHFERVSLDEDNDRLMVRSGGSPLSPVIYDSDMDDVPERGLISDAQSLYVELLSETPANPLLLSLRFEAFEEDRCFAPFLAHGNVTTTDPEYRPGALATFSCLPGYALEPPGPPNAIECVDPTEPHWNDTEPACKAMCGGELSEPAGVVLSPDWPQSYSPGQDCLWGLHVQEEKRILLQVEILNVREGDMLTLFDGDGPSARVLAQLRGPQPRRRLLSSGPDLTLQFQAPPGSPNPGLGQGFVLHFKEVPRNDTCPELPPPEWGWRTASHGDLIRGTVLTYQCEPGYELLGSDILTCQWDLSWSAAPPACQKIMTCADPGEITNGHRTTSDAGFPVGSHVQYRCLPGYSLEGAAVLTCYSRDTGTPKWSDRVPKCALKYEPCLNPGVPENGYQTLYKHHYQAGESLRFFCYEGFELIGEVTITCVPGHPSQWTSQPPLCKVAYEELLDNRKLEVTQTTDPSRQLEGGHLALAILLPLGLVIVLGCGVYIYYTKLQGKSLFGFSGSHSYSPITVESDFSNPLYEAGVSPSPTLEEPHSQPPHEQNKSGYTGV; this is translated from the exons ATGGGGACTTTCAGGGCCCAGAACCCGCTGCCTCCCCAGCTGCTGTTCCTAATTCTGCTGAGCTGTCCCTGGATTCAGG GTCTGGccctgaaggaggaggaggcactGCTGGAGCCTGGAAGTGAGACCCCCACGGTAGCCTCCAAGGCCTTGGCTGAGCTGCTCCATGGGGCCCTGCTGAGGAGGGGCCCAGAGATGGGCTACCTGCCGG GATCTGATGCAGACCCCACACTAGCCACCCCTCCAGCCGGCCAGACTCTTGCAGCACCCTCCCTGCCGCGGGCCACTGAGCCAGGGACAGGGCCTCTGACAACAGCCGTAACCCCTAAGGAGGGTAGGGGGGCAGGCCCCACCGCGCCAGAGCTGCTGACCCCGCCCCCGGGAACTACGGTCCCACCCCTTCCCGGCCCCGCCTCCCCAGGCCCACATCTGGCGtctgagggaggagaggaggagaccACGACCACTATCATAACCACGACAACTGTCACCACCACAGTGACCAGCCCAG TTCTGTGTAATAACAACATCTCTGAGGGTGAAGGGCATGTGGAGTCTCCAGATTTAGGGAGCATGGCCAGCCACACCCTGGGACTCCTGGACTGCACGTACAGCATCCATGTCTACCCTGGCTACGGCATTGAAATCCAG GTGCAGAGGCTGAATCTGTCTCAGGAGGAGGAACTCCTGGTGCTGGCTGGTGGGGGATCCCCAAGCCTTGCCCCCCGACTCCTGGCCAACTCCTCCATGCTGGGAGAAGGACAGGTCCTTCGTAGTCCAACCAACCGGCTGCTCCTGCACTTCCAGAGCCCACGGGTCCCAAGGGGCGGTGGCTTCAGGATCCACTATCAGG CCTACCTTCTGAGCTGTGGCTTCCCTCCCCGGCCAGCCCATGGGgatgtgagtgtgacagaccTGCACCCTGGGGGCACTGCCACCTTCCACTGTGATTCGGGCTACCAGCTGCAGGGTGAGGAGACCCTCATCTGCTTCAATGGCACCCGGCCAGCCTGGAGTGGTGAACCCCCTAGCTGTATAG CATCCTGTGGTGGCACCATCCACAATGCTACCCTGGGCCGCATCGTGTCGCCTGAGCCCGGGGGAGCTGCAGGACCCAACCTCACCTGCCGTTGGGTCATTGAAGCAGCTGAGGGATGCCGGCTGCATCTGCACTTTGAGAGGGTCTCACTGGATGAGGACAATGATAG ACTGATGGTGCGCTCAGGGGGCAGTCCCCTATCCCCAGTGATCTATGACTCAGACATGGATGATGTACCAGAGCGAGGTCTCATCAGCGATGCCCAGTCCCTCTACGTGGAGCTGCTTTCAGAGACACCTGCCAATCCCCTGTTGCTAAGCCTCCGATTTGAAG CCTTTGAGGAAGATCGCTGCTTTGCCCCTTTCCTGGCACATGGCAATGTCACCACCACAGACCCTGAGTACCGCCCAGGGGCACTGGCTACCTTCTCATGCCTCCCAGGATATGCCCTAGAGCCCCCCGGTCCCCCAAATGCCATTGAATGTGTGGATCCCACAGAACCCCACTGGAACGACACAGAGCCAGCCTGCAAGG CCATGTGTGGAGGGGAGCTGTCAGAGCCAGCTGGTGTGGTCCTCTCTCCCGACTGGCCCCAGAGCTACAGTCCCGGCCAGGATTGCCTGTGGGGCCTGCATGTCCAGGAAGAGAAGCGCATCTTGCTCCAGGTTGAGAT CTTGAATGTACGCGAAGGAGACATGCTGACACTGTTTGACGGGGATGGACCCAGCGCCCGAGTCCTGGCCCAGCTGCGGGGACCTCAACCGCGCCGCCGCCTTCTCTCCTCTGGGCCCGACCTCACGCTTCAATTCCAGGCACCGCCTGGGTCCCCCAACCCGGGCCTGGGCCAGGGTTTCGTGTTGCACTTCAAAG AGGTCCCGAGAAACGACACGTGCCCAGAGCTGCCACCTCCGGAGTGGGGTTGGAGGACGGCTTCCCACGGAGACTTAATCCGAGGCACGGTGCTTACTTACCAGTGCGAGCCGGGATACGAGCTGCTCGGCTCCGACATTCTCACTTGCCAGTGGGACCTGTCCTGGAGCGCTGCGCCTCCCGCCTGCCAAAAAA TCATGACTTGTGCTGATCCTGGTGAAATCACCAACGGGCACCGAACCACCTCAGATGCTGGTTTCCCTGTTGGCTCCCATGTCCAGTACCGCTGTCTGCCAGGGTACAGCCTGGAAGGAGCGGCTGTGCTCACCTGTTACAGCCGGGACACAGGCACTCCCAAATGGAGTGACCGGGTCCCCAAATGTGCCT TGAAGTATGAGCCATGCCTGAACCCTGGGGTCCCAGAGAATGGCTATCAGACATTGTACAAGCATCACTACCAGGCGGGCGAGTCTCTGCGCTTCTTCTGCTATGAGGGCTTTGAGCTTATCGGCGAGGTCACCatcacctgtgtgcctggccacCCCTCACAGTGGACCAGCCAGCCCCCACTCTGCAAAG tGGCCTATGAGGAGCTCCTGGACAACCGAAAACTGGAAG TGACCCAGACAACAGACCCGTCACGGCAGCTGGAAGGAGGGCACCTCGCCTTGGCCATCCTGCTGCCCCTTGGCTTGGTCATTGTCCTTGGCTGTGGCGTTTACATATACTACACTAA GCTGCAGGGAAAATCCCTCTTCGGCTTCTCGGGCTCCCATTCCTACAGCCCCATCACGGTGGAGTCAGACTTCAGCAATCCACTGTATGAAGCTGGGGTGAGCCCTTCTCCTACCCTTGAAGAGCCACATTCTCAGCCACCCCATGAACAAAACAAGTCAG GATACACGGGAGTATGA
- the SEZ6L2 gene encoding seizure 6-like protein 2 isoform X6 — protein MGTFRAQNPLPPQLLFLILLSCPWIQGLALKEEEALLEPGSETPTVASKALAELLHGALLRRGPEMGYLPGSDADPTLATPPAGQTLAAPSLPRATEPGTGPLTTAVTPKEGRGAGPTAPELLTPPPGTTVPPLPGPASPGPHLASEGGEEETTTTIITTTTVTTTVTSPVLCNNNISEGEGHVESPDLGSMASHTLGLLDCTYSIHVYPGYGIEIQVQRLNLSQEEELLVLAGGGSPSLAPRLLANSSMLGEGQVLRSPTNRLLLHFQSPRVPRGGGFRIHYQAYLLSCGFPPRPAHGDVSVTDLHPGGTATFHCDSGYQLQGEETLICFNGTRPAWSGEPPSCIASCGGTIHNATLGRIVSPEPGGAAGPNLTCRWVIEAAEGCRLHLHFERVSLDEDNDRLMVRSGGSPLSPVIYDSDMDDVPERGLISDAQSLYVELLSETPANPLLLSLRFEAFEEDRCFAPFLAHGNVTTTDPEYRPGALATFSCLPGYALEPPGPPNAIECVDPTEPHWNDTEPACKAMCGGELSEPAGVVLSPDWPQSYSPGQDCLWGLHVQEEKRILLQVEILNVREGDMLTLFDGDGPSARVLAQLRGPQPRRRLLSSGPDLTLQFQAPPGSPNPGLGQGFVLHFKEVPRNDTCPELPPPEWGWRTASHGDLIRGTVLTYQCEPGYELLGSDILTCQWDLSWSAAPPACQKIMTCADPGEITNGHRTTSDAGFPVGSHVQYRCLPGYSLEGAAVLTCYSRDTGTPKWSDRVPKCALKYEPCLNPGVPENGYQTLYKHHYQAGESLRFFCYEGFELIGEVTITCVPGHPSQWTSQPPLCKVAYEELLDNRKLEVTQTTDPSRQLEGGHLALAILLPLGLVIVLGCGVYIYYTKPSISSLSQAAGKIPLRLLGLPFLQPHHGGVRLQQSTV, from the exons ATGGGGACTTTCAGGGCCCAGAACCCGCTGCCTCCCCAGCTGCTGTTCCTAATTCTGCTGAGCTGTCCCTGGATTCAGG GTCTGGccctgaaggaggaggaggcactGCTGGAGCCTGGAAGTGAGACCCCCACGGTAGCCTCCAAGGCCTTGGCTGAGCTGCTCCATGGGGCCCTGCTGAGGAGGGGCCCAGAGATGGGCTACCTGCCGG GATCTGATGCAGACCCCACACTAGCCACCCCTCCAGCCGGCCAGACTCTTGCAGCACCCTCCCTGCCGCGGGCCACTGAGCCAGGGACAGGGCCTCTGACAACAGCCGTAACCCCTAAGGAGGGTAGGGGGGCAGGCCCCACCGCGCCAGAGCTGCTGACCCCGCCCCCGGGAACTACGGTCCCACCCCTTCCCGGCCCCGCCTCCCCAGGCCCACATCTGGCGtctgagggaggagaggaggagaccACGACCACTATCATAACCACGACAACTGTCACCACCACAGTGACCAGCCCAG TTCTGTGTAATAACAACATCTCTGAGGGTGAAGGGCATGTGGAGTCTCCAGATTTAGGGAGCATGGCCAGCCACACCCTGGGACTCCTGGACTGCACGTACAGCATCCATGTCTACCCTGGCTACGGCATTGAAATCCAG GTGCAGAGGCTGAATCTGTCTCAGGAGGAGGAACTCCTGGTGCTGGCTGGTGGGGGATCCCCAAGCCTTGCCCCCCGACTCCTGGCCAACTCCTCCATGCTGGGAGAAGGACAGGTCCTTCGTAGTCCAACCAACCGGCTGCTCCTGCACTTCCAGAGCCCACGGGTCCCAAGGGGCGGTGGCTTCAGGATCCACTATCAGG CCTACCTTCTGAGCTGTGGCTTCCCTCCCCGGCCAGCCCATGGGgatgtgagtgtgacagaccTGCACCCTGGGGGCACTGCCACCTTCCACTGTGATTCGGGCTACCAGCTGCAGGGTGAGGAGACCCTCATCTGCTTCAATGGCACCCGGCCAGCCTGGAGTGGTGAACCCCCTAGCTGTATAG CATCCTGTGGTGGCACCATCCACAATGCTACCCTGGGCCGCATCGTGTCGCCTGAGCCCGGGGGAGCTGCAGGACCCAACCTCACCTGCCGTTGGGTCATTGAAGCAGCTGAGGGATGCCGGCTGCATCTGCACTTTGAGAGGGTCTCACTGGATGAGGACAATGATAG ACTGATGGTGCGCTCAGGGGGCAGTCCCCTATCCCCAGTGATCTATGACTCAGACATGGATGATGTACCAGAGCGAGGTCTCATCAGCGATGCCCAGTCCCTCTACGTGGAGCTGCTTTCAGAGACACCTGCCAATCCCCTGTTGCTAAGCCTCCGATTTGAAG CCTTTGAGGAAGATCGCTGCTTTGCCCCTTTCCTGGCACATGGCAATGTCACCACCACAGACCCTGAGTACCGCCCAGGGGCACTGGCTACCTTCTCATGCCTCCCAGGATATGCCCTAGAGCCCCCCGGTCCCCCAAATGCCATTGAATGTGTGGATCCCACAGAACCCCACTGGAACGACACAGAGCCAGCCTGCAAGG CCATGTGTGGAGGGGAGCTGTCAGAGCCAGCTGGTGTGGTCCTCTCTCCCGACTGGCCCCAGAGCTACAGTCCCGGCCAGGATTGCCTGTGGGGCCTGCATGTCCAGGAAGAGAAGCGCATCTTGCTCCAGGTTGAGAT CTTGAATGTACGCGAAGGAGACATGCTGACACTGTTTGACGGGGATGGACCCAGCGCCCGAGTCCTGGCCCAGCTGCGGGGACCTCAACCGCGCCGCCGCCTTCTCTCCTCTGGGCCCGACCTCACGCTTCAATTCCAGGCACCGCCTGGGTCCCCCAACCCGGGCCTGGGCCAGGGTTTCGTGTTGCACTTCAAAG AGGTCCCGAGAAACGACACGTGCCCAGAGCTGCCACCTCCGGAGTGGGGTTGGAGGACGGCTTCCCACGGAGACTTAATCCGAGGCACGGTGCTTACTTACCAGTGCGAGCCGGGATACGAGCTGCTCGGCTCCGACATTCTCACTTGCCAGTGGGACCTGTCCTGGAGCGCTGCGCCTCCCGCCTGCCAAAAAA TCATGACTTGTGCTGATCCTGGTGAAATCACCAACGGGCACCGAACCACCTCAGATGCTGGTTTCCCTGTTGGCTCCCATGTCCAGTACCGCTGTCTGCCAGGGTACAGCCTGGAAGGAGCGGCTGTGCTCACCTGTTACAGCCGGGACACAGGCACTCCCAAATGGAGTGACCGGGTCCCCAAATGTGCCT TGAAGTATGAGCCATGCCTGAACCCTGGGGTCCCAGAGAATGGCTATCAGACATTGTACAAGCATCACTACCAGGCGGGCGAGTCTCTGCGCTTCTTCTGCTATGAGGGCTTTGAGCTTATCGGCGAGGTCACCatcacctgtgtgcctggccacCCCTCACAGTGGACCAGCCAGCCCCCACTCTGCAAAG tGGCCTATGAGGAGCTCCTGGACAACCGAAAACTGGAAG TGACCCAGACAACAGACCCGTCACGGCAGCTGGAAGGAGGGCACCTCGCCTTGGCCATCCTGCTGCCCCTTGGCTTGGTCATTGTCCTTGGCTGTGGCGTTTACATATACTACACTAA GCCCTCTATCTCCTCCCTTTCCCAGGCTGCAGGGAAAATCCCTCTTCGGCTTCTCGGGCTCCCATTCCTACAGCCCCATCACGGTGGAGTCAGACTTCAGCAATCCACTGTATGA